The nucleotide sequence GTCCCGGCTCGATCTTGAAGGCCGTGGTGGACGTGAACAGCCCGATCGCCTACGGTGCGGAACCCGATGGCATGATCTGGTTCGAGCAGAGCCCCGCGTTCGCAGTCTCCGGCAATGCAAAGACGATCGTGAGCTATCCGCCGCAGGGTTCGGTGCTGCTGAGCGGATGGCTGCTCGGCGGCGAGAAACTGAACGGCCGTTCGGCGGTCGTCGAAGCGCCGCTCGGCAAGGGTCGTGTGGTGCTCTTCGGTTTCCGGCCCCAGTACCGGGCGCAGACCTGGTCGACCTTCAAATACCTGTTCAACTCGCTCTACTACGCGACGATGGACGAGGCGACGTCGACGGTGAGAAAGAAGTAGGCGTATCCGTGGGGCGCCGTCAGCAGTGTCCGGCTGCGGCGGCGCCCTCACTGAGCGGGACTTCCGTCCTCTGCGTCAGCGGTTGTCCGGCCGAGTGGCCTCTCTGGAAGCGTCGAACCGGGCCAGGCACTCGGGGCAGATGCCGTGGCTGAAGGTCGCCTCCGAGTGGTCGCGGACGTAGACCTCGATCTGTTCCCAGTAGCCGCCGTCGTTGCGGACCTTCTTGCACCAGGCACAGATCGGCAGCAGCCCGCGCAGCGTATTGACGTCAGCCAGGGCACGGTTCACGCGCTGCTGGAGTTCCTCTTCGAGGCGCCGATGCTGGCGCAGTCGCCACCTGAGGCCGCCGGTCACCACGCCCACGGCGCCCAGCACGACGGCAAAACCAAACCACGCGGTCTGATAGACGAACGGCTCGACGTTGACCTCGAACGGCGCGGAGGCCTCGCTCCATGTCATGCCGTCGGCCGATGCCGCGATCTGGAACCGGTAGTTGCCGTGGGGAAGGCTGGGATAGAACGCTTCACGCTGGGTTCCCGCATACACCCAGTCGCCCGAGAGTCCATCCATCCGCCACCGGAACCGGATCCGGTCGGCATCGAGCAGCGTCTTCGCCGTGTAGCGGATCGTGAGCGTGCCCGCGCCAGGGGGAAGCCGCACCGCTTGACCGGGATCCCGTGTGATGCCGTTCGCCGTCACTTCCTCCAGTCGAACCATCGGCGCGCTGGCCGGCGCCGGGATGTTCGACGGGTCAACGACGACAAGTCCTCTGTAACTGGGAAGCCACAAGCGTCCTCGAGAATCGACAGCGCCCGAGGGGGACTGACCTCCCGCGAACGTCGTGCTCCGGAGCGCGTCGGACGCTCCGTAGGCCACCGACGTCACCTTGCCGATGCGCCCGTCCGCGAAACTGTCGAGCTGATTCCGAGAGACGCGAAAGAAGCCCCGGTTGCACGTCATCCAGAGGTTGCCCGCGCGATCCTCGAGAATCGTCTCCGCGAAGCCATCCCAGAGTCCGTCCGACGTGCGGATCGTGACGAGTCGGTCATCACGCAGGCGGGTAATCCCGCCGCCGCCGGTGCCGACCCAGAGGCTGCCGCGGGCGTCTTCGTGAAACGCCATGACCTTGTTCGACGCGAGGCCGTCCTTGGTCGTCAGGGCGCGGAACGCTCCGCCTCGAAGCCGAACGAGCCCGTCGCCGGCCGTTCCGAACCAGAGCGTCCCGGCGTGATCCTCGAACATCGAGACGACTCCGTCGAGCGGTACCCCTGGGGCGGTGACCGCGACGATGCGGTGCCCGTCGAATCGGCCGAGGCCCGTCATCGTCCCGACCCAGAGCGTTCCGGCGCGATCCTGATAGACGGCGCGGACGTCGGCGCCCGGAAGGCCCTCCGCGATTCCGTACACCGTGATCCGTCCTTTGTTCAGCCGGGCGAGCCCTGAGGTGTAGGTCCCGATCCAGAGGGAGCCGTCCCGGTCCTCGCAGAGCGACGACGCCTCATCGCTCGGCAGGCCGTCCTTCGTGCGTATCGTGGTGACGGTGTTCCCCTCGATCCGATTCACGCCGCCGCCGGCGGTCGCCACCCATGTCGCGCCGTCGCGCGTGTGGAGCACGGCGCGGGTGTTGTTGTTCGAGAGGCCCTCGGGTACCCCGAAGACGAGGAAGCGCCGGTCGCGCAGGCGGTTCAGCCCGCCCACCCACGTTCCCACCCACAGGCTGCCCTCGCGGTCCGCATAGAGCGACCACACCTGGTCTGCCGAGAGACCTCCGGCCGACGAGAGGGAGGAGAAGCGTCCGGCGCTCATCCGGCAGATTCCCGCACCCCACGTCCCGATCCAGAGCGTCCCCTGCGCGTCGAGCGCGAGAGCCGCGAGTTGGTTGCTGGGAAGGCCGTCGGCCACGGTGTATGTCGTGACCCTGCCGTGATACACGCGTGCGAGGCCGGCGCCCGCCGTCGCCGCCCAGACCCCGCCCTCGGCGTCTGACAGCACGGCGCGGACTTCGGCGTGCGGAAACCCGGTGCTGGATTGAAGCGTCTCGAAGCGGCCGCCCGAATATGACACGAGTCCCCCACCCGTCGTGCCGATCCAGAGCGTGCCGTCGCGGTCGAAGGCGACCGAGCGCAACTTGTCGGTGGGCAGGCCGTCGGCCTTTCGGAACACCCGGGTTGCGCCCTTTGCCCAACGGACCAGGCCGTTGTTGGTCGCAGCCCACACGGCCCCGTCCTTCGCCTGGCAGAAGGACCACACCGCCGACCCGGCGGTCACTTCTTCACCGAACGCGATCCGGAAACGTCCGTCCTTGTGGATGACGGCGGCGCCTGACCGCCCAATCCAGAGGTTTCCCTCTGCGTCCTGCATCATGCCGAGCACCGAACCCGAGCCGAGTGCAGGGACCGTGCGGGCATCGAACACCGTGAAGCGGACGCCGTCGAAGCGGGCGAGGCCGTCGAGCGTCCCCACCCAGAGGTAGCCGTCCCTCGTCTCGGTGATCGCCTGGACGGTGCTCTGCGGCAGGCCCTGTTCGGTCTGCCAGCGATCGTTCTGATACTGCGTGAGCGCACGCGTGGGGTTGAGGGCTTCGGCGGGCAGCGCGGCGACGGTCAACCCGAAGAGCAGCATCGCGACGGGCCCCACGCCCGCGGTCGCGCGGCGCTTCTTCCCCCGATGTCCGAACGCACGCCAGCTCAGCATGTACATTTGCGTGGATTTTACCTGATGACGGCCGGTGTCATCACCGGCTTGTGTCGGGCCATGCGCGCCTGGCCGTGCCAGCCGCGTGGCTCCGCCGGCGCCGCTCCGGCAAGGGCCGCGACCCGGGTCGGCGGCGACATCTACTTGTCCCGATCCAGCCACGTCGTCGCCGACGGGCCCGTCCCCGTCACGTGAAGGATCACCTCTCCATCCTTCGCCCACGTGAAGTGCGGTTGTTTCCGCGGCTCGGTGAAGACACTGCCGGGCGGCAACGCGGTCATCTTCGTCTCGTCGAACTTCCCGCCGTACCCGACGAGCAGCGTGCCGCTCATGACAAGGACGATTCGCTCCTCAGGGTGGAAGTGCGGCGGGATACGAAGACCGGCTGGCAGCCTGGTGCGGGCCGCGTACGGA is from Vicinamibacterales bacterium and encodes:
- a CDS encoding two-component regulator propeller domain-containing protein codes for the protein MLSWRAFGHRGKKRRATAGVGPVAMLLFGLTVAALPAEALNPTRALTQYQNDRWQTEQGLPQSTVQAITETRDGYLWVGTLDGLARFDGVRFTVFDARTVPALGSGSVLGMMQDAEGNLWIGRSGAAVIHKDGRFRIAFGEEVTAGSAVWSFCQAKDGAVWAATNNGLVRWAKGATRVFRKADGLPTDKLRSVAFDRDGTLWIGTTGGGLVSYSGGRFETLQSSTGFPHAEVRAVLSDAEGGVWAATAGAGLARVYHGRVTTYTVADGLPSNQLAALALDAQGTLWIGTWGAGICRMSAGRFSSLSSAGGLSADQVWSLYADREGSLWVGTWVGGLNRLRDRRFLVFGVPEGLSNNNTRAVLHTRDGATWVATAGGGVNRIEGNTVTTIRTKDGLPSDEASSLCEDRDGSLWIGTYTSGLARLNKGRITVYGIAEGLPGADVRAVYQDRAGTLWVGTMTGLGRFDGHRIVAVTAPGVPLDGVVSMFEDHAGTLWFGTAGDGLVRLRGGAFRALTTKDGLASNKVMAFHEDARGSLWVGTGGGGITRLRDDRLVTIRTSDGLWDGFAETILEDRAGNLWMTCNRGFFRVSRNQLDSFADGRIGKVTSVAYGASDALRSTTFAGGQSPSGAVDSRGRLWLPSYRGLVVVDPSNIPAPASAPMVRLEEVTANGITRDPGQAVRLPPGAGTLTIRYTAKTLLDADRIRFRWRMDGLSGDWVYAGTQREAFYPSLPHGNYRFQIAASADGMTWSEASAPFEVNVEPFVYQTAWFGFAVVLGAVGVVTGGLRWRLRQHRRLEEELQQRVNRALADVNTLRGLLPICAWCKKVRNDGGYWEQIEVYVRDHSEATFSHGICPECLARFDASREATRPDNR
- a CDS encoding cupin domain-containing protein; this encodes MNSTRIGRRAAVSVAAAIAVTAIAGFAIAQDRALELTMVRQADLHFVAMPNGTYQARVVGDVDKPGPYAARTRLPAGLRIPPHFHPEERIVLVMSGTLLVGYGGKFDETKMTALPPGSVFTEPRKQPHFTWAKDGEVILHVTGTGPSATTWLDRDK